In Podospora pseudocomata strain CBS 415.72m chromosome 4, whole genome shotgun sequence, the genomic stretch TTGAATGTGGCGAGGGGTGGGGTGTATAATGAGGAGGCGTTGTTGAAGGCGCTGGATGAGGGTTGGATTGCGGGGGCGGGGATAGATGTTTTCACTCAGGAGCCGCCAAAGGAGGGGAGTGTGCCGTCGAGGTTGGCGCAGCATCCAAAGGTTGTGAGCACGCCGCATTTGGGGGCCAGCACGGTTGAAGCACAGGAGAACGTCTCGATCGATGTGTGTAAGCAGGTGGTTGTCATCCTAGGTGGTGGCctcccaacagcagcagtaaACGCCCCGCTGATCTTGCCCGAGGAGTACAGGAGGTTGCAGCCGTTTGTGAAGCTGTGAGTTTTGACCCCCTTTATCCCCTTACCAACATCCCGTCGGAAACTGACGGTATGATAGGGTCGAGAAGATTGGCAGTCTCTACACCCAACATTACGCCACCAACGCAGGCGACAAGAAAGGGGGCATGATAGGCGGCCGGCGCTTCGAACTCGTCTACCATGGCGATCTTGCCAGCGTGAGCAACACCCGTCCGCTCTTTGCCGCCCTGGTCAAGGGTCTTGTCAGTTCCATCAGTGACGCCGGTGGACGAGATGTGAATATTGTCAACGCTACAATCATTGCCAAAGAAAGGGGCATCGCCATTGATGAGAGGCATGTTCGTGACGAGGGGTCCTCGGCTCCAAGCACCTACGCCAGTGCTGTCACTCTCAGAAGCATCAGCACAGACGGGGCCAGCGGGGGAGAACAGATCATTGAGGGCTATGTCAGTGGGAACGCTGTCTTCATCTCCAAGCTGGACAAGTTTGCGGCCAACTTCCAACCAGAAGGGACGCTGCTGATCTTGCACAACTATGACGAGCCAGGCAAGATTGGGAATGTCGGTATGGTTTTGGGTAGGCATGGGATCAACATCACTTTCATGCAGGTTGCGGGACTGAATCAAGAGGCAAGGcgggctgttgttgatggacCGGTTGATACGGAGAATGGGCTGAAGGAGGCACTCATGATTTTGGGAGTAGGAGGAGACGTGACTGGTGAGCTGCTTGAAGAGCTGGGCAAGGCTGAAGGTATCCTGGATGTAAGTGTGGTGGGATTGTAGGGTTTTTGCTGCTATCTTCTGTATCCATATAGTTCTCTGAAGGTACCAATTTGTTTTCAACAAGCAGTGGCAGGCTGAAACAGGTCTCACCTTGAGGTCAAGATTGGAGATCCTCCACAAATAATAAGATGTTCTTGATAAGGCTCAGAGTGGAGGCAAAAAAGATTCATATGCATACCTGAGAAATTTTGCAAAAGATAATGATGAGAGTGGGATTCGAACCCACGCCCTTTCGGACCACGGAATCTTTGTACAAGATGTTGATTAAGGAAGACCTTAACGTGGCGCCTTAGACCGCTCGGCCATCTCACCGTATGATTTGCTGAAGATCCAGGCTGGTCGTTGCACTCATGATCGTCGAGATCGAGAAAGATGGCGGCGCATCAGCCAGGAAAATGATACTGATGGGGATGAGTTCCACCCCTCATCTTCACATGACTGTTTCATCAAGACTCAGAACCTAGCAAATGTTGCAAATATTCTGATCTCACGTTTGGGTTCAGCGAGGCCAGAACGATGCTCGTCTTCATCTCAACTTCGACTTTGATCTTCACAGGGCTCTCTGTTGACGACTTCGCTTCGTCCCTGATGAACCCACTTGGACATGTCCGTGCCGACCCGGGGAGCTGGGAAGCTTGCGCGCAGAATGGCACCGATTCGGACTGGTGTGGCCAGGATGGGTGATTGGCGTGCGCGATAGTTCGTGATCCCCTATTCTCCTTTTTCCGTTGTGGAATGGCGAAGTGTGTTTGAGTGTCGTGCAAAGGGGGCAACAGGTTTCCCGGTCTGATGGCAAAAACTGACAAAAAGCATCACCACGAAAATCCCGGCTGGGTAGCACCATTCTGACACATCCGCAGGTGCCTCAGCCGCGCATTGCAGGACAGGTTCCGAGTCATCATCGAAACGTTGAAATCTGAAGTACTCTAGTACTACCATGTGAACTGCCGCTGTTGAATGGATCAGAATAACCGCGCCAGTCACTTGTCATGCATCCAGCAGGTGGAATGCTCACATGGAAACTCTGAATGGTTGGAACAGGTTC encodes the following:
- a CDS encoding hypothetical protein (EggNog:ENOG503NVPH; COG:E); translation: MAPSAIEPVSSSPNNNTPRILVPEKLSPEGLSLLSSSGFIIDNPAPGSLSAEDIAARIGLYQALIVRSETKVTAALLAAGSKLKVVARAGVGVDNIDVKAATEQGIIVVNSPSGNILAAAEHTIALLMATARNVPRGDGTLKQGKWERGKLVGVEVGGKTLGVVGLGKVGLKVARVASGGLGMKVLGLDPYASADVAKAAGVTLVGSLEELLPQVDFLTVHTPLLASTLNLLGEEQFGKMKKTARVLNVARGGVYNEEALLKALDEGWIAGAGIDVFTQEPPKEGSVPSRLAQHPKVVSTPHLGASTVEAQENVSIDVCKQVVVILGGGLPTAAVNAPLILPEEYRRLQPFVKLVEKIGSLYTQHYATNAGDKKGGMIGGRRFELVYHGDLASVSNTRPLFAALVKGLVSSISDAGGRDVNIVNATIIAKERGIAIDERHVRDEGSSAPSTYASAVTLRSISTDGASGGEQIIEGYVSGNAVFISKLDKFAANFQPEGTLLILHNYDEPGKIGNVGMVLGRHGINITFMQVAGLNQEARRAVVDGPVDTENGLKEALMILGVGGDVTGELLEELGKAEGILDVSVVGL